One Terriglobia bacterium DNA segment encodes these proteins:
- a CDS encoding PIN domain-containing protein produces the protein MTAPVFVDTNVLIYAMDEADRGKQQAARRWRAALWKARLGRTSFQVLEEFYAKVTKKWPAARDQARAEVRDLMAWRPLRVDGEIIERAWRIQDRYQLSFWDALIVAAAKSASCRYLLTEDLQPDQNLDGVRVVNPFLCAPDSIAGD, from the coding sequence ATGACCGCGCCCGTCTTCGTTGATACAAATGTGCTCATCTACGCAATGGACGAGGCCGACCGGGGCAAACAACAGGCGGCTCGACGCTGGCGGGCGGCGCTGTGGAAGGCGCGTCTCGGCCGAACCAGCTTTCAAGTCCTGGAAGAGTTCTATGCCAAGGTGACAAAGAAATGGCCGGCAGCGCGCGACCAGGCGCGAGCCGAGGTGCGTGACTTAATGGCATGGCGTCCGCTGCGGGTGGATGGCGAGATAATCGAGCGAGCCTGGAGGATTCAGGATCGCTACCAACTGTCGTTCTGGGACGCGCTGATCGTGGCGGCGGCAAAATCGGCTTCCTGCCGGTATCTCCTAACAGAAGACTTGCAGCCGGACCAGAACCTGGATGGCGTTCGCGTAGTGAATCCGTTTCTGTGTGCCCCCGATTCTATCGCGGGTGATTGA
- a CDS encoding CopG family transcriptional regulator, translating into MRNITITLEESVARWARLEAAKEDTSVSRLLARILEERMVQQDEYGRAMRRALGRKPFLTTDGSYLSREEVHDRARLR; encoded by the coding sequence CTGCGCAATATCACGATCACGCTGGAGGAGAGTGTCGCTCGATGGGCGCGTCTGGAAGCGGCGAAGGAGGATACGAGTGTGTCGCGGCTCCTCGCGCGAATCCTGGAAGAACGCATGGTACAGCAGGATGAGTACGGGCGCGCGATGCGCCGGGCCTTAGGCCGCAAGCCCTTTCTGACGACGGACGGATCGTATCTGTCGCGCGAGGAGGTCCATGACCGCGCCCGTCTTCGTTGA